The Brachyhypopomus gauderio isolate BG-103 chromosome 12, BGAUD_0.2, whole genome shotgun sequence genome window below encodes:
- the alpk3b gene encoding alpha-protein kinase 3 isoform X3: protein MNSRRLLSRSFSEDGRSDNHRTSDRSPGEGNDSLRDTVRPESRNTLYSVLAQLTELTQPMFETTLKSRAVSETTNVKFSCVISGYPAPEVTWYKDDVQLDKYCSLPKYEIINEDKTHSLRIYNCSLEDAAIYQVSARNSQGIVSCSGVLEVGTMNEYMIHQNYFAKLKQKAKSLQRGQEGTRRPDKENVPEVMETVKASSPERVVRKRRSPTDANAPHPAFPPQPEELRDHMETKETTNELHTPPQPSTTSVSAVTHDETFSKGVKCNNGQAIVDHNMINVAKLTSNRMPDKELFVNNKKIKISAEGGERGSEDKQVERELGRKKETQRGKDRNLPKATMSLLPSEEQMEIDSKVNQAKAISELRGTIKEVKPELRKYGFSEKRTEMGPPNRSKSTTKPPAPQKQPMVKISTVTKTETTTRPIWLKKPTRVKKENTVSAVPSHAPSHLPDVTPQSRTVNQPLTNKDQIDIEGTGPSRPGDPLSSEPARGDTRQASSRTPVVSREYIEAPGGLNSGLTKEQALFENVMIQPQTEGRITLVKDTSGRNVSIPYTTSTAATDHMPVHMETAPCDNSPPYHRETSRELKPQLSNEVTDDNTGKPSAYKHIKNNKHRQNVVQLPIGSEKGSTHPGTDHRQKVQELSMQVDKIPPGQSSHTQQGQAISVMDTSEPDAKKKDQKLGSRKTEERNKQILNKSTLPAADALTKSQQHEADVCVTQIANNEAIIVNTRKETEDTFKIKEHLVPNVFDACQVTVAESQLHNTSNVLNPGTLQLQTPESSPHSSQSEQPTDIQECKKTSAPPIPAVDKNERAAPGNRSWEYEEKLLVENDFEKTGNEACFPPVSPAPAGKPPKPGALASSKLLSACLETLIPMIYVTDMDSAQENDSADATTHTSPDFKNRNKSAESSVANGSFTTNEETNSIFNQTGEIGKQTDTVITDSAPLTAKTLPVMVSAPLNLNLSEANGAYEGDEKRTKDSFTAPSSQSADTAGSGPVTDNNTPSFADGSTTTKLTGTAETTNITSLVMQNFTRLNLGSECPASSQESNHVTPPAPDAACLTHYLKEAALELEDESDTAPKSGEHVGTEETVAAPQKNTSTQAKGGESNEQVAGDTEVKKEAPQRGTLSPQQGLSTLQAQSPTERISSELIHQDQEPVKGSEQRPENLNASDWAESAATDKQNQLKAPQVISKIRQETCDASRNMKLWCQFFNVLSDSTLTWYKDDVEIAEMKRSAGDESQVSLAVVQMSERDCGLYRCTITNEYGTDFTDYLLATESISSLVLRKTSAEVGEEVEMTALLFGKGLPDTGYWSNTFFGRILREETQLGMGCEHKTSRSKVIYGLDPVFDSGSSCLIKVRSPIAYRGREDISLAERNIQMTKQACKIQNLSREYCKVFSAQTRLIENFGPELDKQRPLCHSRGGA from the exons ATGAACTCCCGAAGGCTGCTGAGTCGCTCCTTCTCAGAAGATGGAAGATCTGACAACCATAGGACCTCTGATAGGTCCCCAGGTGAAGGGAACGACAGCCTCAGGGACACTGTCCGACCAGAGAGCAG GAACACTCTTTACAGTGTTTTGGCCCAGTTAACAGAGCTGACACAACCAATGTTTGAGACCACCTTAAAATCCAGAGCTGTGTCTGAAACCACCAATGTCAAGTTCAGCTGTGTGATCTCAG GGTATCCTGCTCCTGAGGTAACATGGTACAAAGATGATGTGCAACTAGACAAATATTGCAGCCTCCCTAAATATGAAATAATTAATGAAGACAAGACCCATTCACTTCGCATATACAA CTGTTCGTTGGAGGATGCTGCTATCTATCAGGTGTCAGCACGAAACAGTCAAGGAATTGTGTCTTGTTCAGGAGTACTGGAGGTTGGCACCATGAATGAGTACATGATTCACCAGAACTATTTTGCAAAACTCAAGCAGAAAGCAAAGAGTCTTCAACGCGGGCAAGAGGGCACCAGACGTCCTGACAAAGAAAACGTTCCAGAGGTCATGGAGACTGTGAAGGCTAGTAGCCCTGAGAGAGTGGTGAGGAAGCGCAGGTCACCCACAGATGCCAACGCCCCCCATCCTGCCTTCCCACCACAGCCAGAAGAGCTGCGAGATCATATGGAAACAAAAGAAACTACAAACGAGCTCCACACACCTCCGCAACCTTCAACAACTTCTGTTAGTGCAGTCACCCATGATGAAACATTCTCAAAAGGTGTAAAATGCAACAATGGGCAAGCAATTGTAGATCATAATATGATAAATGTGGCAAAATTAACTTCTAACAGAATGCCAGACAAGGAGCTTTTTGTCAACAACAAGAAGATCAAGATCtcagcagagggaggagagaggggcagcGAAGACAAACAGGTTGAAAGAGAGCttggaagaaagaaagagactcAAAGAGGAAAAGACAGAAATCTTCCAAAGGCAACTATGTCACTGTTACCTTCTGAAGAGCAAATGGAGATTGATAGCAAAGTCAATCAGGCTAAAGCTATATCAGAGCTGAGGGGTACAATAAAAGAAGTCAAACCAGAACTAAGAAAATATGGATTTTCAGAGAAGAGGACAGAAATGGGCCCACCAAACAGAAGCAAGTCTACAACAAAGCCTCCTGCACCTCAGAAACAACCTATGGTGAAGATTTCCACAGTAACAAAAACCGAAACAACCACAAGGCCTATATGGCTTAAAAAACCTACCAGGGTAAAGAAGGAGAATACAGTTTCTGCTGTACCTTCTCATGCTCCTTCACACCTACCTGATGTTACACCACAAAGCAGGACAGTAAACCAGCCTCTGACAAACAAAGATCAGATAGATATAGAAGGAACGGGACCTTCTAGACCAGGTGATCCACTATCAAGTGAACCTGCAAGAGGTGACACAAGGCAGGCCAGCAGCAGAACACCCGTTGTTAGCAGGGAGTATATAGAAGCACCAGGGGGACTGAACTCTGGGCTTACTAAGGAACAGGCATTATTTGAGAATGTGATGATACAGCCTCAGACTGAAGGTAGGATTACCCTTGTCAAGGACACAAGTGGGAGGAATGTGTCTATACCATACACCACAAGCACG GCTGCAACAGATCACATGCCTGTTCACATGGAAACAGCTCCTTGTGACAACTCCCCACCCTACCACAGGGAGACCAGCAGAGAGTTGAAACCTCAGCTATCTAATGAGGTCACAGACGATAATACTGGGAAACCTTCCGCCTATAAGCACATCAAAAACAATAAACACAGGCAGAACGTGGTGCAGCTGCCTATCGGATCTGAGAAGGGCAGCACACACCCAGGCACAGACCATCGTCAGAAAGTCCAGGAACTCTCCATGCAGGTTGATAAAATCCCCCCAGGAcagagttcacacacacagcaaggcCAAGCTATATCAGTTATGGATACTTCTGAACCTGACGCAAAAAAGAAGGATCAGAAACTTGGAAGCCGAAAGACTGAAGAACGAAACAAACAAATCCTAAACAAATCCACATTGCCAGCGGCAGACGCGTTAACAAAGTCTCAGCAGCATGAGGCTGATGTCTGTGTGACTCAAATTGCCAATAATGAAGCTATAATTGTTAATACAAGAAAGGAAACAGAAGATACATTTAAAATCAAAGAACACCTGGTACCAAATGTTTTTGATGCCTGTCAGGTCACTGTTGCAGAGTCACAACTGCATAATACCTCAAATGTGTTAAACCCAGGAACTCTGCAGTTACAAACCCCAGAATCATCTCCGCACTCCAGTCAGTCGGAACAGCCTACGGACATCCAAGAGTGCAAGAAAACATCAGCGCCCCCCATTCCTGCAGTAGACAAGAACGAAAGAGCAGCACCTGGCAACCGCTCTTGGGAATATGAGGAGAAGTTGTTAGTGGAAAATGACTTTGAAAAAACTGGCAACGAAGCTTGTTTCCCTCCCGTGTCCCCAGCACCTGCTGGCAAACCCCCCAAACCAGGAGCCTTGGCTTCCTCCAAACTCCTCTCCGCATGCTTAGAAACACTCATCCCTATGATTTATGTGACCGATATGGACAGTGCTCAGGAGAATGATAGTGCAGATGCAACAACACATACAAGTCCTGACtttaaaaatagaaataaaaGTGCTGAATCTAGTGTTGCAAATGGCTCCTTCACTACCAACGAAGAAACCAACAGTATATTCAATCAAACAGGAGAAATTGGTAAACAGACAGATACAGTGATCACAGATAGCGCTCCTCTGACTGCAAAAACCCTGCCAGTCATGGTCAGTGCACCATTGAACTTAAACCTCTCTGAAGCTAATGGAGCCTATGAAGGGGACGAAAAAAGAACGAAAGACTCTTTTACCGCACCAAGTTCTCAAAGTGCCGACACAGCTGGTTCTGGGCCAGTAACAGATAACAATACACCAAGCTTTGCTGACGGCAGCACAACGACAAAACTAACAGGCACAGCTGAAACCACAAATATCACATCATTAGTGATGCAAAATTTTACTCGACTGAATTTGGGCAGTGAATGTCCCGCCAGTTCACAGGAATCAAACCATGTGACTCCACCTGCACCAGACGCTGCCTGTTTAACTCACTACCTAAAGGAAGCTGCCCTGGAACTGGAAGACGAGAGTGACACAGCACCAAAGTCAGGAGAACACGTGGGGACGGAGGAAACCGTGGCCGCCCCTCAGAAGAACACCTCCACTCAGGCTAAAGGAGGAGAAAGCAATGAGCAAGTGGCAGGAGATACAGAGGTAAAGAAGGAGGCACCGCAAAGGGGCACGCTTTCTCCACAGCAGGGCCTTAGCACTCTGCAAGCCCAATCACCAACAGAGAGGATTTCCTCTGAGCTTATCCATCAGGATCAGGAACCTGTAAAAGGCTCAGAGCAGAGGCCTGAGAACCTAAATGCAAGTGACTGGGCTGAATCAGCAgcaacagacaaacaaaaccaGCTGAAAG CTCCACAGGTAATCAGTAAGATCCGACAAGAGACGTGCGATGCCTCTAGAAACATGAAACTCTGGTGCCAGTTTTTCAATGTGCTGAGTGATTCCACTCTCACATGGTATAAGGATGATGTGGAAATTGCAGAAATGAAGAGAAG TGCAGGTGATGAGAGTCAGGTGTCCTTGGCTGTTGTGCAGATGTCTGAAAGAGACTGTGGGCTTTATAGGTGTACCATCACTAATGAATATGGCACAGATTTCACAGATTACCTTCTCGCCACTGAGA GTATTTCTAGTCTGGTCCTGCGAAAAACTTCTGCTGAAG TGGGGGAGGAGGTTGAGATGACTGCTCTGCTCTTTGGTAAAGGTCTGCCCGACACAGGTTACTGGAGCAATACGTTCTTCGGCCGCATATTGAGAGAGGAGACACAGCTTGGGATGGGTTGTGAACACAAAACCAGCCGGTCTAAGGTGATCTATGGGCTGGATCCAGTGTTCGATTCAGGAAGTTCATGTCTCATAAAGGTTCGGAGCCCTATAGCATACAGAGGACGAGAGGACATCAGTCTGGCAGAAAGAAATATCCAAATGACAAAGCAG GCCTGTAAGATTCAAAACCTCTCAAGAGAGTACTGCAAGGTCTTTTCTGCCCAGACAAGACTTATAGAGAATTTTGGCCCTGAACTTGA CAAGCAGCGTCCCTTATGCCACAGCAGAGGTGGAGCTTAA